A stretch of the Streptomyces venezuelae genome encodes the following:
- a CDS encoding glutamate--cysteine ligase, with protein sequence MITVGVEEEYLLLDQATALPTPLVEDVRRTAGLSPLAERDEVQDELLQAQIEVATPVCSGLEEVGGHLLRLRHAVASAAEEHGCRIAATGAAPLRGAGVVPVTRTPRYLRMEGEARQLVDEQLICGMHVHVAVPDPETGVAVLNRIRVWLPTLLAMSGNSPLWDGRDTGFASWRTIVFGRWPVSGLPPYFESGSDYEQRLEALVASGVIADRKQAYWQARLSDRYPTIEVRCLDVQLRADDAVMLAGIVRALVATAIAEEKAGAAPAVCAPELLQAGNWHAARHGLNSTLVDVQGRPRSSGDVLCSLLGHITPALEDAGDVRQVSALVHRLLQEGTPADRQRRALAEGGLPALVDLINAATPAG encoded by the coding sequence GTGATCACGGTCGGCGTCGAAGAAGAGTACTTGCTGCTGGATCAGGCAACGGCCCTGCCCACGCCCCTCGTGGAGGACGTCCGGCGTACCGCAGGTCTCAGCCCACTCGCGGAGCGTGACGAGGTCCAGGACGAGCTGCTGCAGGCGCAGATCGAGGTGGCCACCCCCGTGTGCTCCGGCCTGGAGGAGGTGGGCGGCCACCTGCTGCGCCTGCGCCACGCGGTCGCGTCCGCTGCCGAGGAGCACGGCTGCCGCATCGCCGCCACCGGAGCGGCGCCACTGCGCGGGGCCGGCGTCGTGCCGGTCACCCGGACGCCGCGCTACCTGAGGATGGAAGGGGAGGCGCGGCAACTCGTCGATGAGCAGTTGATCTGTGGGATGCACGTGCACGTTGCGGTTCCCGACCCGGAGACCGGGGTGGCGGTGTTGAACCGGATCCGGGTGTGGCTGCCGACGTTGCTGGCCATGTCCGGCAACTCGCCCTTGTGGGACGGGCGGGACACCGGCTTCGCGAGCTGGCGCACCATCGTGTTCGGCCGTTGGCCTGTCAGCGGCCTGCCGCCGTACTTCGAGAGTGGCTCCGACTACGAGCAGCGGCTGGAGGCGTTGGTGGCCTCCGGGGTGATCGCCGACAGGAAGCAGGCCTACTGGCAGGCGCGGCTGTCCGACCGTTATCCCACCATCGAGGTGCGATGTCTGGACGTGCAGCTACGAGCCGATGATGCCGTGATGCTCGCCGGCATCGTCCGTGCGCTGGTCGCCACGGCCATCGCGGAGGAGAAGGCCGGCGCCGCGCCGGCCGTGTGCGCGCCGGAGCTGCTGCAGGCCGGAAACTGGCATGCCGCCCGGCACGGCTTGAACAGCACGCTGGTGGACGTGCAGGGGCGCCCCCGCAGCAGCGGTGACGTCCTGTGCTCACTCCTCGGCCACATCACGCCGGCGTTGGAGGACGCCGGGGACGTGCGGCAGGTGAGCGCTCTCGTCCACCGGCTCCTGCAGGAGGGCACGCCGGCGGACCGCCAGCGGCGCGCCTTGGCCGAAGGCGGCCTGCCTGCGCTGGTCGATCTGATCAACGCGGCAACACCGGCCGGCTGA
- a CDS encoding DUF6131 family protein produces MVFAGLVLLLIGFLTGISILWTIGVILLVIGAVLWVLGSVGHAVGGRRHYW; encoded by the coding sequence ATGGTTTTCGCCGGACTCGTCCTCCTGCTTATCGGCTTTCTGACCGGAATCTCCATCCTGTGGACCATCGGGGTCATCCTGCTCGTGATCGGGGCGGTGTTGTGGGTCCTGGGCTCGGTCGGGCATGCGGTGGGCGGCCGGCGCCACTACTGGTAG
- a CDS encoding CsbD family protein, protein MSGKEKSRAKAEQAKGKIKETAGRTVGNESMTAEGRAEKAKGDARQAKEKIKDVFKD, encoded by the coding sequence GTGTCGGGCAAGGAGAAGAGCCGGGCCAAGGCCGAGCAGGCCAAGGGAAAGATCAAGGAGACGGCCGGCCGCACGGTGGGCAACGAAAGCATGACCGCTGAAGGCCGCGCCGAAAAGGCCAAGGGCGACGCCCGCCAGGCCAAGGAGAAGATCAAGGACGTCTTCAAGGACTGA
- a CDS encoding isoamylase early set domain-containing protein encodes MLERTLKKDRTEVTFILPADTPPGPVSVVGDFNDWQPGVHTLKARKDGKRAVTVVLPSERVHAFRYLAAGDYWFNDDSAGDLDGPNSRLHT; translated from the coding sequence ATGCTGGAGCGCACGCTGAAGAAGGACCGCACCGAGGTCACCTTCATCCTTCCCGCCGACACCCCGCCCGGCCCGGTCAGCGTGGTCGGCGACTTCAACGACTGGCAGCCCGGCGTCCACACCCTCAAGGCCCGCAAGGACGGCAAGCGCGCGGTCACGGTCGTGCTGCCCAGTGAACGAGTCCACGCGTTCCGGTATCTGGCCGCCGGGGACTACTGGTTCAACGACGACAGCGCCGGCGACCTGGACGGCCCCAACAGCCGCCTCCACACCTGA
- a CDS encoding carbonic anhydrase, translating to MAPTVVSPAQALDDLLAGNRRFVAGAPQHPNQDAARRAELAPAQKPFAVLLGCSDSRLAAEIIFDQGLGDLFVVRTAGHVLGSEVLGSIEYGTSVLDCRLVVVLGHDSCGAVAAARAAVEDGLPAAGYVRDVVERVTPSVLAARAAGLTADSDLIDAHIRHTVDLLLDRSRVLADQVASGHTGVVGLSYQLADGSARLVTAHGIPSAASPGAHTG from the coding sequence ATGGCTCCCACTGTTGTCTCTCCTGCTCAGGCCCTCGACGACCTCCTCGCCGGGAACCGGCGATTCGTGGCCGGGGCCCCGCAGCACCCCAATCAGGACGCGGCGCGGCGGGCCGAGCTCGCTCCGGCCCAGAAGCCCTTCGCCGTGCTGCTGGGATGCTCCGACTCGCGGCTGGCCGCCGAGATCATCTTCGATCAGGGGCTGGGGGACCTGTTCGTGGTCCGTACCGCCGGGCACGTCCTGGGTTCGGAGGTCCTGGGCAGCATCGAGTACGGCACCAGCGTGCTGGACTGCCGGCTCGTCGTGGTCCTCGGCCACGACTCCTGCGGCGCCGTGGCGGCGGCCCGCGCCGCCGTCGAGGACGGGCTGCCGGCCGCCGGATACGTCCGTGACGTCGTCGAGCGCGTCACCCCGAGCGTGCTCGCGGCCCGCGCCGCCGGCCTCACCGCAGACAGCGACCTCATCGACGCGCACATACGGCACACCGTCGATCTGCTCCTGGACCGCTCCCGCGTCCTGGCCGACCAGGTCGCCTCCGGCCACACCGGCGTCGTAGGCCTCTCCTACCAGCTTGCCGACGGCAGCGCCCGGCTGGTCACCGCCCACGGCATTCCCTCCGCAGCATCGCCCGGCGCACACACCGGCTGA
- a CDS encoding DUF4389 domain-containing protein produces MTSPTVPAPAAGRPVVVWARLDAPLSRWLWLVKWILVIPHYIVLLFLWIAVFVVWLIALFAILFTERYPRPLFDFTLGVLRWTWRVGFYAYSALGTDRYPPFSLGPEPDYPARLDIAYPERLSRWLVLVKWWLLAIPHYLVIAFFIGGHRYSGGGLVMLLVIIAAVVLLFTEKYPQGIFDLVIGLDRWVLRVAAYTALMTDAYPPFRLDQGGEEPLEPLTPAPDSLWNPD; encoded by the coding sequence ATGACCTCCCCGACCGTTCCCGCCCCCGCCGCAGGGCGGCCCGTCGTCGTGTGGGCCCGCCTGGACGCCCCGTTGTCGCGCTGGCTCTGGCTGGTCAAATGGATTCTGGTGATCCCGCACTACATCGTGCTGCTGTTCCTGTGGATCGCCGTTTTCGTCGTATGGCTGATCGCGTTGTTCGCGATCCTCTTCACCGAGCGCTATCCCCGGCCCCTGTTCGACTTCACCCTGGGTGTGCTGCGCTGGACGTGGCGGGTGGGGTTCTACGCGTACAGCGCTCTGGGTACGGACCGCTACCCTCCGTTCAGTCTCGGCCCGGAGCCCGACTATCCCGCCCGCCTGGACATCGCGTATCCGGAGCGGCTGTCCCGCTGGCTGGTGCTTGTGAAGTGGTGGCTGCTCGCCATCCCCCACTACCTCGTCATCGCGTTCTTCATCGGCGGGCACCGCTATTCGGGCGGCGGCCTCGTCATGCTGCTCGTGATCATCGCCGCGGTGGTGCTGCTGTTCACGGAGAAGTACCCGCAGGGCATCTTCGACCTCGTCATCGGGCTGGACCGCTGGGTGCTGCGGGTGGCCGCGTACACGGCCCTGATGACCGACGCGTACCCGCCGTTCCGCCTCGACCAAGGCGGCGAGGAACCCCTCGAACCCCTCACCCCGGCCCCCGACTCACTGTGGAACCCCGACTGA